The Lycium barbarum isolate Lr01 chromosome 9, ASM1917538v2, whole genome shotgun sequence genome has a segment encoding these proteins:
- the LOC132609913 gene encoding DET1- and DDB1-associated protein 1 → MGSMLGDLPSFDPHNFSQLRPSDPSTPSRMTPVTYRPTHDRTLPPPNQVICSEAKNILLRHLEQRAEEKLRPKRAAAENLAPEHGSKHLKVST, encoded by the exons ATGGGGTCAATGTTAGGTGATTTACCTTCTTTTGACCCTCATAATTTTAGTCAGCTTCGCCCTTCTGATCCTTCTACTCCTTCT AGAATGACACCTGTGACTTATCGCCCTACTCATGATCGGACTCTTCCACCACCAAATCAAG TTATTTGTTCAGAAGCCAAAAATATACTTCTGCGACACCTTGAGCAGCGTGCTGAAGAGAAG TTGAGACCAAAGCGAGCTGCTGCTGAAAATCTGGCACCCGAGCATGGATCCAAGCATCTTAAGGTGTCCACCTAA